ATGTCCGTCCCCGGCTTGATCGGCAGCCAGTAGCGGGCCTTGCCCGCGGCCGTCGAGAAGCGCGGGTCGACGACGACGAGCTCTCCCCCCTTCGCGATCATCTGCGCGAAGTCCTGGACCTGCGTGTTGTGCATGTTCTCGCCGAGGTGCGAGCCGATGAGGGTCAGACACCGCGAGTGGGCGATGTCGAGCACCTCGGGCGAGCCGAGGGAGGCGCCGTAGGTCAGGTTGAAGCCGACCTCGCGCGGGCCGCGGCACTGGCCGTAGGAGGGCGCCGTGACGTTTCCCGAGCCGTAGGCGAAGAGGAGGTGCTTGAAGAACGACCCGCCAAAGCCGTGGGAGAAGAGGGCGACCTTGTCGGGGCCGCACGTCTTCTTGATCTTCAGGAGCTTCTCGGCGGTGAAGTCGAGGGCCTTCTCCCAGGAGACCTCCTCGAAATCCTGCTTGCCACGCGCTCCGGTCTTTCGGAGGAGCGGCTTCTTGAGCCGGTCCGGGTCGTAGAGGAGGCCGGTGCCGCCGGTGCCACGCGGGCAGAGCTTCCCGCGCGAGAGCGGATGCTCGGGGTTGCCGACGAGCTTCGTGACCTTCCCGTCCTTCACGTGTGCGAGGACGCCGCACTTCCAGAAGCAGAGCTCGCAGAACGTCGGGATCACCTGGTCGCCGTCGGTGCCGGGGTCGTGGACGACGTCGGGGTCGAGGCCCCACCACTTCGTCGTCAGCCCCGAGCCGAGGGCCGCGGCCCCGAGGCCCGCCCCTCCGATCTGAATGAACTCGCGCCGGTTTGTTGTCATCTTCACCTCTCCGCCGTCGGAACGGGCTCCGGGGCTCGTAGATCAAGAAACGGGCCAGCGATGCCGCGGTGCGGCAGAGAGGGCTGGCCGCGTCGGGCGCTCTGCCCACGCCGCTGTTCCTGCGGTCTCTCCGAATCCCGGCCGTTGAAGACCGTCGTTTCGCGACGCTGTCGCTGAAACAGTTCGTTTCGTCGAAACGAGATGTTTCACGGTAAGGGTCGGCGGGAGTGAAACGGAGTGTTTCACTCGAACCAGTCGCATTCCCGCGCAGGAGCACGTCCGGACGGTTTCGCGGGTCGTCCGACGGTCGAACCCGAGCCCCGCCCTCTCCCTTAGGATGGACGAGTGAAAGTCCCGAGGTTTCCTTCCTGGGCGATCGTCGTCCTCTCCGTGCTGTTCGGCGCCGCGCTCCTGGGCACGGCCACCCTCGCGTCGATGTCGCTTCGCCAGCGGGATGCGGCAGTTCGGGAAGGAATCCTGATGCGGGCCGGGCATTCCCTCGAGAACCTTCTCCGGGCAGCGAACCCCGACGAGGCGGGACCCGTGCTGGAGACGTTTCTCGTGGAGCACGCGGACGCCGTCGCGGGCGTCGCGGTCGTCGGCCCGGCGGGTGTGGTGGCGAGCGCAGGGGCCGACACCACAGGAGCGTTCGAGATGTCGGCCGCCCTGGGCCGCGAGTGGAGGCCCCTCGCGCTCGGCGCGGGTGGGGAGATCCCGCCGGGCAGCGGTCAGGGTCCAGGCACGGGGGGCGGCTACATGGGCGGGCGGGGCCCGGGCGGCCGTGGACCGTCACCGGTCCGGTTGCGGCTCCGGGCCACTCCCGCGCTCGGAAAGGACTCTGCACTCGCCCGGCTCGTCCTGGCGGGAGGGGCGGTCGCCGCGCTCGCCCTCGTCGGGCTTTCACTCGTGGCGGCCCGGGGAACCGCGGAAAGGCAGCGGCGCCAGGCGGCGGAAGCCGAGAACCGCCGGCTCGCGACGGTAGCCCGGGCGGGCGCCGGCCTCGCTCACAGGCTTCGAAACCCCCTTGCCGTCATCAAGGGGACCGCCCAGCTTCTCGAGGCCCGGGTCCCGGAAGCGGAGCGCGAGCGGGTCGAGAGGATCGTGTCGGCCAGCGGGCGGATGGAGACGATCCTGTCGCGGCTCCTCGATTTCGCGAGGCCGCCCGAGCCGCAGCCGGTTTCGTTTGACCTCGCTGCCCTCGCTCGCGACGTGGCGACCCGCAGCGGCGGGGCGGCGGTCCGCGCCGAGGGTAGCGTCGCAGTCCTCGCAGACCGCGAGCACGTCGAGACGATTCTCGAGGAGCTCCTGGCGAACGCCCGCGCGTTCGATACCGACGGAGCGATCGAGGTGACCGTGCGCGCCCGGGGAACGCACGTCGTTCTCGACGTCGCGGATCGCGGGCCTGGCCTCGATCTCGATCCCGCGAGCGCGTTCGAGCCGTACGTGACGTCGCGACCCGACGGGACGGGTCTCGGCCTCGCCATCGTCAAGGCCCTCGCCGGTGCCAACGGCGGCTGGGCGGTGCTCGTCGCCCGGCCGGGTGGCGGCTGCGTCGCATCCCTC
The genomic region above belongs to Holophagales bacterium and contains:
- a CDS encoding HAMP domain-containing histidine kinase encodes the protein MKVPRFPSWAIVVLSVLFGAALLGTATLASMSLRQRDAAVREGILMRAGHSLENLLRAANPDEAGPVLETFLVEHADAVAGVAVVGPAGVVASAGADTTGAFEMSAALGREWRPLALGAGGEIPPGSGQGPGTGGGYMGGRGPGGRGPSPVRLRLRATPALGKDSALARLVLAGGAVAALALVGLSLVAARGTAERQRRQAAEAENRRLATVARAGAGLAHRLRNPLAVIKGTAQLLEARVPEAERERVERIVSASGRMETILSRLLDFARPPEPQPVSFDLAALARDVATRSGGAAVRAEGSVAVLADREHVETILEELLANARAFDTDGAIEVTVRARGTHVVLDVADRGPGLDLDPASAFEPYVTSRPDGTGLGLAIVKALAGANGGWAVLVARPGGGCVASLTLPASEA